Proteins co-encoded in one Helicoverpa zea isolate HzStark_Cry1AcR chromosome 18, ilHelZeax1.1, whole genome shotgun sequence genomic window:
- the LOC124639130 gene encoding uncharacterized protein LOC124639130 has protein sequence MSYLSFFIRGLPLTKIVKYVFSKSEPHWKQTEDWKARYSHLYSSQRVFRQQQEEPRRISFMSNDSTPYTSLLMRMRATHRDSKTYSSDLPTPPDMSTLMSQHSEFYESYINSVRSEDWGGTETLLLDMVRARSRELEEEAQDKTLDLPHDDVSDDVSSEACVHGLSLRTTERSVSRSRVSRISTRRDMDIPSILAFETPVIPAPAPLEIPGLQKVNVTENQNIPRWSIRRSICPVCSQKWKDKSSVNNVKYSGLKRNSSAELPSVIAPARLRAAITAAYVPRPVLAAVDESSGIGRVMRNTSAAWQLTRARRFRTPKLQAPPPEATAPPSSTAPMARKDLDLRVNRFLKDEGMKKYFGCYQNR, from the exons atgag TTACCTGTCTTTTTTTATTCGTGGGCTGCCATTAACAAAAATCGTTAAATATGTTTTCAGCAAATCAGAACCTCATTGGAAACAGACTGAAGACTGGAAAGCTCGGTATTCGCATCTTTACTCTTCACAGCGCGTGTTCCG GCAGCAACAAGAAGAGCCACGGCGCATTTCATTCATGAGCAATGATTCTACTCCTTACACGTCGCTGTTAATGAGGATGCGTGCGACACACCGGGACTCCAAGACGTATAGCTCCGACCTGCCCACTCCCCCCGACATGAGCACCCTGATGTCGCAACATAGCGAGTTCTATGAAAGCTACATAAATAGCGTGCG GTCGGAAGACTGGGGTGGCACCGAAACATTACTCCTAGATATGGTTCGAGCTCGAAGCCGAGAACTGGAAGAAGAAGCTCAAGACAAAACACTTGATCTGCCTCATGATGATGTTTCCGATGA CGTGTCAAGTGAGGCTTGCGTGCATGGCCTAAGCCTGCGTACGACCGAGCGGAGCGTCTCCCGATCCCGAGTGTCGAGAATATCCACCCGTCGCGATATGGACATACCTTCCATCTTGGCATTTGAAACCCCTGTCATTCCAGCACCA GCCCCTCTTGAAATACCTGGACTGCAAAAAGTTAATGTTACTGAAAATCAAAATATTCCTCGATGGTCAATACGTCGTTCAATTTGCCCCGTTTGTTCTCAAAAGTGGAAAGATAAATCATCAGTTAACAATGTAAAATATTCAG GTTTAAAAAGAAACTCTTCGGCTGAATTACCATCAGTGATCGCACCAGCAAGGCTCAGGGCTGCAATCACGGCAGCTTA tgttccACGCCCCGTTCTTGCAGCCGTGGACGAAAGTTCAGGGATTGGCAGAGTAATGCGGAACACTAGTGCTGCGTGGCAATTGACGCGAGCTCGAAGGTTTAGAACCCCGAAACTGCAAGCACCACCCCCAGAAGCTACAGCACCCCCCAGCTCCACTGCACCCATGGCTCGCAAAGACTTAGATCTTCGCGTTAACAGGTTCTTAAAAGACGAAggaatgaaaaaatactttggcTGTTACCAAAATCGTTAA
- the LOC124639023 gene encoding enoyl-[acyl-carrier-protein] reductase, mitochondrial-like produces MAAKCCRLNLTGSVRHLMSKQLVFSEFGDPLNVLKIQECDVPLVGAQDVLVRMLAAPVNPADINTIQGKYPVKLKLPCVPGNEGVGIVEEIGKEVNEICPGNKVVVTKPAQGTWRNLATFNKAILKVVPDDLGLPEAATLTVNPCTTLRMLTDFQPVRKCGLVVIQNGANSACGQNVIQICKAWGVKNINVVRSRPEIDELKNYLHSLGATCVLTENELKTTTIFKEKQIEKPSLALNCVGGKSSLQLIRHLNHSGCMVTYGGMSRKPVSIPTSAFIFKNLSFFGFWMTAWNTKASKSDKDKMMSEVITLMCEKKLKAPVHKMVKLDEFKEAISNTLTSKGFRGRKYILDFS; encoded by the exons ATGGCAGCGAAATGTTGCCGTCTTAATTTGACAGGATCGGTCAGACATTTGATGTCGAAACAACTTGTATTTAGTGAATTTGGAGATCCTCTAAATGTACTAAAAATCCAGGAATGCGACGTTCCACTTGTTGGAGCTCAGGATGTGCTGGTTCGCATGCTAGCTGCGCCTGTCAACCCAGCTGATATAAATACTATTCAAG GAAAATATCCAGTAAAATTAAAGCTACCATGTGTACCTGGCAATGAAGGTGTTGGTATTGTTGAAGAGATTGGCAAAGAAGTAAACGAAATATGCCCAGGGAATAAAGTTGTAGTCACAAAGCCTGCTCAGGGTACATGGAGAAACTTGGCAACTTTTAATAAAGCTATACTGAAAGTGGTTCCAGATGACTTGGGATTACCAGAGGCTGCAACTCTTACTGTTAATCCTTGTACTACTTTGAGAATGCTTACTGACTTCCAACCAGTGCGGAAATGTGGCTTAGTTGTCATACAGAATGGCGCAAATAGTGCATGTGGTCaaaatgtcatacaaatctGTAAGGCATGgggtgttaaaaatattaacgttGTAAGGAGCAGACCGGAAATAGACGAACTAAAGAATTATCTACATTCCTTAGGAGCTACGTGTGTCCTTACAGAAAATGAACTCAAAACAACtacaattttcaaagaaaagcAAATAGAAAAACCATCTCTTGCTCTGAATTGTGTTGGAGGCAAAAGTTCTTTGCAATTAATAAGACATCTAAATCATTCTGGATGTATGGTCACATATGGAGGGATGTCAAGAAAACCGGTCTCAATACCAACATCcgcatttatttttaagaatttatcATTTTTTGGATTCTGGATGACTGCATGGAATACAAAAGCTAGTAAATCTGACAAAGACAAAATGATGTCAGAAGTAATTACATTGATGTGTGAGAAAAAACTGAAAGCTCCTGTTCACAAGATGGTGAAACTTGATGAATTTAAAGAAGCCATCAGCAATACTTTGACTTCGAAAGGATTTCGGGGACGTAAATATATTCTAGACTTTAGTTAG
- the LOC124638778 gene encoding enoyl-[acyl-carrier-protein] reductase, mitochondrial-like encodes MALLTSPITLFTAAKCFAKSRIGLTGSVRNLMSKQLVYGEFGDPLHVVKMREVEVPEVGNQEVLVRMLAAPVNPADINTIQGKYPVKVTLPCIPGNEGVGVVEKVGEEVSDISPGNKVIVTKPVQGTWRNIAVFDKTVLRLIPDSVGLVEAATLTVNPCTAYRMLSDFKPVKEKGLVVIQNGANSACGQNVIQICKAWGVKNVNVVRNRPDIDELKSYLKSLGATYVLTEEELRSTPIFKDKKVEKPSLAINCVGGKSSLEMLRHLQHSGCMVTYGGMSREPVTIPTSAFIFKNLAFYGFWMTVWNERASPDAKEAMMSELITMITENKLKAPVHKMVKFDNFQDAIGNALSAKGFQGCKYLLDFNN; translated from the exons ATGGCCTTATTAACCAGCCCGATTACATTATTTACCGCTGCAAAATGTTTTGCAAAAAGCCGTATTGGTTTGACAGGGTCGGTGCGTAATTTAATGTCAAAACAATTGGTTTACGGTGAATTTGGGGATCCTCTACATGTTGTGAAGATGAGGGAAGTTGAAGTACCAGAAGTAGGCAACCAGGAAGTACTGGTCCGCATGCTGGCTGCACCGGTTAACCCGGCTGATATAAACACTATTCAGG GAAAGTATCCGGTCAAAGTGACACTGCCTTGTATACCAGGTAATGAAGGTGTAGGAGTTGTAGAAAAGGTTGGAGAAGAAGTGAGTGATATAAGTCCAGGGAATAAAGTTATTGTCACAAAACCAGTACAAGGAACATGGAGGAACATCGCCGTATTCGACAAAACTGTGCTGAGACTTATCCCAGACAGTGTAGGATTGGTAGAAGCAGCAACACTCACTGTCAATCCTTGCACTGCCTATCGAATGCTTAGTGATTTTAAGCCAGTAAAAGAGAAGGGTTTAGTTGTCATACAGAATGGTGCAAACAGTGCATGCGGTCAAAATGTTATACAAATCTGCAAAGCATGGGGTGTGAAGAATGTTAACGTTGTGCGCAATAGGCCTGATATTGATGAATTAAAGAGTTATCTAAAATCATTAGGAGCCACTTATGTCCTCACAGAAGAAGAACTGCGCTCCACTCCAATTTTCAAAGATAAAAAAGTAGAAAAACCATCACTAGCCATAAATTGTGTTGGAGGAAAGAGTTCATTGGAAATGTTGAGACACTTGCAGCATTCTGGGTGCATGGTCACCTACGGGGGGATGTCTAGAGAGCCAGTGACTATACCAACATCtgcatttatatttaaaaatttagcTTTTTATGGATTCTGGATGACTGTATGGAATGAAAGAGCCAGTCCTGATGCTAAAGAAGCCATGATGTCAGAATTAATTACAATGATAACAGAGAATAAACTAAAAGCACCTGTACACAAGATGGTGAAATTTGATAATTTTCAAGATGCCATAGGCAATGCCCTATCAGCCAAAGGATTTCAGGGTTGTAAATATCTtctagattttaataattag
- the LOC124638777 gene encoding uncharacterized protein LOC124638777, which translates to MDKNTYETYEFLPTNSSEAETDQFFVVQDDGTFLLNRQIQYVAQVQDVKEVLDDVQPCTVYGVSSQQFFVDVDNSAELISVSDQFILPDGDNGLYTNSYLLQPSSSSTTEQMDEDVVVDQFKPAITQNVDIDVVSHDSKQGNNFTEITLSDEQYQTLEQKGWILLESNDKIFVLNTLGLHDITTNDKLIQKLKNEIQNGHNNVGNNEGTLKIESYSSQFPNIVTEPLSNQQETVEFVINADSETNDTIDSVQFIVDNKENIQATSVANEVSDAAAEKYEPPKLLLTETSERIKQAIQLNKDTSSIKIKTKFNFKDIPENIFLGNTANGKRLIAKVLKKPTTKTEDKKYKISEEEPVLEHIAENQQYYATGLHEADFINLIQTTLRSGVKDIKEEDIVSADTVVSQLLKVPNLRDSMVGHNLIITKFTSNKDEFGTIYNRSKVTLVTGRVKEKDDTSSFEHIPNLLHTIKINAEQNVIQPDEVFTCIEEKVAREKFTVFHVHIIETKCFDNVIRVSVTLNKRQLPSNLVFDLKKRYPDTVFGCSACAALFKSEEALKEHQVGQCMDTDDLLKIDSDPSNTDDDIIVMKTGKETIFTCAQCNIKFTKLCNIQRHMKTHQGTSQQILQTDRVLNQDNESKKQPSNVYKCKMCPSTYFHSATLSKHIVTRHIKVKSNKHVV; encoded by the exons ATGGATAAAAACACTTATGAAACTTATGAATTTCTACCTACGAATAGTAGTGAAGCTGAAACGGATCAATTTTTTGTGGTGCAAGATGATGGCACTTTTCTCT TGAACAGGCAGATTCAGTATGTAGCTCAAGTGCAAGATGTAAAGGAAGTGTTAGATGATGTGCAGCCGTGCACCGTCTATGGCGTATCTTCACAACAATTCTTTGTTGATGTCGACAATTCTGCTGAACTTATATCTGTTTCTG ATCAGTTTATATTACCTGATGGAGATAATGGCCTGTACACAAACAGCTACCTCTTACAGCCTAGTTCAAGCAGCACAACTGAACAG atggaTGAAGATGTTGTAGTTGATCAGTTCAAGCCGGCCATCACACAAAATGTTGATATTGACGTTGTATCACATGACAGCAAACAAGGGAATAATTTTACTGAG ATAACATTAAGTGATGAGCAGTATCAGACATTGGAACAAAAAGGCTGGATATTACTAGAatcaaatgataaaatatttgtgcTCAACACTTTAGGACTTCATGACATCACAACTAATGATA AACTAATACAGAAGTTGAAAAATGAGATTCAAAATGGTCACAACAATGTGGGAAATAATGAagg AACACTTAAAATAGAAAGTTATTCGAGTCAATTTCCTAACATTGTGACGGAGCCGTTGTCTAATCAGCAAGAAACGGTGGAGTTCGTGATAAATGCTGACAGTGAAACAAATGACACTATAGATAGTGTGCAGTTCATTGTTGATAATAAAG aaaATATACAAGCAACCTCTGTGGCAAACGAAGTTTCAGACGCAGCTGCTGAAAAATACGAACCACCAAAGTTACTACTGACTGAAACATCGGAACGAATAAAACAGGCGATACAGTTAAATAAAGATACGAgctccattaaaataaaaactaaattcaatttcaaag ATATCCCTGAAAATATATTCCTAGGGAACACTGCAAATGGAAAGCGACTGATAGCCAAAGTACTTAAAAAACCCACAACCAAAACtgaagacaaaaaatataaaataagtgaAGAGGAGCCTGTTTTGGAGCACATTGCAGAGAACCAGCAGTATT aTGCGACAGGTTTGCATGAAGCGGACTTCATAAACCTCATACAAACAACGTTACGCTCCGGCGTCAAAGATATTAAAGAGGAAGACATCGTTTCTGCCGACACTGTCGTCTCGCAACTGCTGAAAGTGCCCAACTTGAGGGACTCCATGGTCGGACATAACTTGATTATCACTAAG TTCACAAGCAACAAAGACGAATTCGGTACAATATACAATAGAAGCAAAGTTACACTTGTAACGGGCCGGGTGAAGGAGAAAGATGACACATCTAGCTTCGAACACATACCCAACTTGTTGCACACCATTAAAATCAACGCAG AACAGAATGTAATACAACCTGATGAAGTGTTCACCTGCATAGAGGAAAAAGTCGCCAGAGAGAAATTTACTGTTTTCCACGTCCATATAATAGAAACGAAATGCTTTGATAATGTTATCAGAGTGTCTGTCACTCTGAATAAACGTC AGCTTCCATCAAACTTGGTGTTTGATCTGAAGAAACGTTACCCAGACACTGTGTTCGGTTGTAGTGCCTGTGCAGCGCTATTCAAGTCTGAAGAGGCCTTAAAGGAGCATCAAGTG gGTCAATGCATGGATACAGATGacttattaaaaatagactCTGATCCCTCAAATACTGACGATGACATTATAGTTATGAAAACGGGCAAAGAAACAATATTTACTTGTGCGCAATGTAAt ATAAAGTTTACAAAACTGTGCAACATACAAAGGCACATGAAGACACACCAAGGTACAAGCCAGCAAATCTTACAAACAGACAGAGTACTTAATCAAGATAATGAATCGAAGAAGCAACCTAGTAATGTCTATAAGTGTAAAATGTGCCCTAGCACCTATTTTCATTCTGCTACACTTTCAAAACATATAGTTACCAGGCATATAAAAgttaaatcaaataaacatgttgtataa
- the LOC124638779 gene encoding uncharacterized protein LOC124638779: MFESDDFDQVLSQFEFPEDPLLEKKRTDDKNVLNKPNLVKNITSEIISTNAAQNTKLDENIPTKIHNSIRNNENINIVSNGDRLTNMNSNISSKHTKRKMINSYFDHKSKRKFPGPAGLLTGGFEENKDENICQIELLSQDVDFTQNSLRGDLFESPLWARLLDDLKIWNLNDIDSIKTIKQQAISGNLKRRKAHTITAFVETVDRSAADPLIVMRDTTGNIKGTLHRDAWSTFSKYIASEYCAFILWKPTILTTGSAFKKHYLNITLSNILAIYSSTVLTDDADAKPLPDDYAIVYEEDYTVIKTQKNLNNIGTNETLGNEVDSNPGDFLDELDTIFSEDIF, encoded by the exons ATGTTTGAATCAGATGATTTCGACCAG GTGCTATCTCAGTTTGAGTTTCCAGAAGATCCTTTGTTAGAAAAGAAGAGAACAGACGATAAAAATGTGCTTAACAAACCCAATTTGGTAAAAAACATTACCAGTGAAATCATATCTACAAATGCTGCTCAAAATACTAAACTTGATGAGAATATTCCAACAAAGATACACAATAGTAtaagaaataatgaaaatattaatattgtaagtaATGGTGATAGACTTACAAATATGAACAGCaatatttcatcaaaacatacaaaaagaaaaatgataaattcatattttgatCATAAAAGCAAAAGGAAATTCCCTGGTCCAGCTGGTCTTCTTACTGGTGGATTTGAAGAAAACAAAGATGAAAATATATGtcagatagagttactttcacag GATGTTGATTTTACCCAAAATAGTTTAAGAGGAGACTTATTTGAATCTCCATTATGGGCCAGACTGTTAGATGATTTGAAGATTTGGAACTTGAATGATATagattcaataaaaacaattaaacagCAAGCTATATCAGGAAACTTGAAAAGGAGAAAGGCTCATACAATAACTGCTTTTGTTGAAACTGTTGATAGATCTGCTGCAGACCCTTTGATTGTTATGAGAGATACAACTG gAAATATAAAGGGCACGCTACACAGAGATGCCTGGTCAACATTCTCCAAATACATAGCCTCAGAATACTGCGCTTTTATTCTATGGAAACCTACAATACTTACTACTGGCAGTGCGTTTAAAAAGCACTACTTAAATATAACATTAAGCAACATATTAGCTATCTACAGCTCAACAGTACTGACAGATGATGCAGATGCTAAGCCGTTGCCTGATGACTATGCTATAGTTTATGAAGAGGATTATACTGTGATAAAAACGcaaaagaatttaaataacataG gaaCAAATGAAACTCTTGGCAATGAAGTAGACAGCAATCCTGGTGATTTCTTAGATGAACTAGATACAATATTTTCTGaggatatattttaa
- the LOC124638804 gene encoding calmodulin-like, whose amino-acid sequence MAVFDFLNPLANVTPRFTEEQLEQMVQWFDENSKPLLIINNAEEPTNVVTIEQLISFLELKKFHRRAFKYPSYLEIMTEAEKLNAGVIRMLTKDQFIYILNVWVQEADIKHELQLAFKVFDTENREYLELDEIKEIVTVYGDHPFDEREALEIMRDANVRGDGQVFYADFIESLFSLAPELYKMKTDYLYENADEDPSVPPEPVVEEPPPPPPPPPPPPPPPSAPPPAAKGGKKKK is encoded by the exons ATGGctgtatttgattttttaaaccCTCTTGCAAATGTAACACCACGTTTTACTGAAGAACAGCTAGAACAAATGGTTCAATGGTTTGATGAAAACTCCAAACCtttgttaataataaataatgctgAAGAACCGACAAATGTAGTAACTATCGAACAATTAATATCATTTTTGGAATTAAAGAA GTTCCACAGAAGAGCATTTAAGTATCCTAGTTATCTCGAAATTATGACTGAAGCAGAAAAATTGAATGCAGGAGTTATAAGAATGTTAACAAAAgatcaatttatttacatattaaatGTATGGGTGCAAGAAGCTGATATAAAACATGAATTACAGCTCGCTTTTAAA GTCTTCGATACTGAGAACAGAGAATACTTGGAGCTCGATGAAATAAAAGAGATAGTGACTGTGTATGGTGATCATCCATTCGACGAGCGTGAAGCGTTAGAAATCATGCGCGACGCCAACGTTCGAGGCGATGGACAAGTATTTTATGCCGATTTCATAGAAAGTTTATTTAGTCTTGCCCCTGAATTGTACAAAATGAAG acAGATTATTTGTATGAAAACGCCGATGAGGATCCTTCCGTGCCTCCAGAACCCGTTGTGGAAGAACCacctcccccccccccaccaCCGCCACCCCCTCCACCTCCTCCTTCGGCGCCTCCACCAGCAGCAAAGGGGGGTAAAAAAAAGAAGTAA
- the LOC124638803 gene encoding FAS-associated factor 2 isoform X2, with product MDLEDNAMGLTQEQTDKILQFQDLTGIEDMSICRDVLQRHQWDLEVAIQEQLNIREGRPSVFATEARAPPVVHDHIAQQVFTDEAPEGPGGVRGLFRYVVNFVVSMCYSTITSVLNLLLSFVRNDDRRLVTDPLGDVMGFINSYTSRFNPHPVFYQGTYAQALNDAKNELRFLVVYLHSESAAETQNFCRTTLADNEVIQYINTHALFWGCSVESAEGWRVAQSVGGRRYPLLCVVCVRDHRMTVVARSEGSCSPAQLLQRLRHVVADNEPHLAAARADRVEREMTARLRAAQDEAYAESLAADQEKERRRAAERAARDLRAQQDLQRRQQEERHKLDLVAARAAMAARLPPEPAPGRGTVVLLIRLPGGERLTRRFTLTHTTQDLYDFVFSHPQSPEDFEITTNFPKRVLARGASNLLDVGLKDRDVLFVNDVNA from the exons ATGGATCTTGAGGACAATGCTATGGGTCTGACCCAGGAACAGACGGATAAAATACTTCAATTTCAAGATCTAACTGGAATAGAAGATATGTCAATATGTAGAGACGTTTTACAAAGGCATCAATGGGATTTGGAG GTGGCGATCCAGGAACAGTTGAACATCCGAGAGGGTCGACCGTCGGTGTTCGCCACAGAGGCCCGCGCGCCGCCAGTTGTTCACGACCACATAGCACAGCAGGTGTTCACAGACGAGGCGCCAGAAGGCCCCGGAGGCGTGCGAGGCCTGTTCCGCTATGTGGTCAACTTTGTAGTTTCTATGTGCTACAGTACTATTACCTCTGTACTCAATTTGCTGCTCAGTTTTGTACGCAATGATGACAGGAGAT TGGTGACTGACCCCTTGGGGGATGTGATGGGTTTCATCAACAGCTACACATCAAGGTTCAACCCTCACCCAGTGTTCTACCAGGGCACATATGCACAGGCCTTAAATGACGCTAAGAATGAGCTGCGTTTCCTAGTTGTGTACCTACACTCTGAATCAGCTGCAGAGACACAAAACTTCTGCAG GACAACACTGGCTGACAACGAAGTGATTCAGTACATAAACACGCATGCCTTATTCTGGGGCTGTTCCGTGGAGAGCGCGGAGGGTTGGCGCGTAGCTCAGTCGGTCGGCGGCCGTCGCTACCCGCTGTTGTGTGTCGTGTGCGTACGCGACCATCGCATGACGGTTGTCGCGCGGTCTGAGGGCTCGTGTAGCCCTGCACAGTTGTTGCAGAGACTTCGTCATGTTGTCGCTGATAATGAACCTCATCTCGCAGCTGCTAGGGCTGACAG AGTGGAGCGTGAGATGACGGCGCGACTGCGGGCGGCTCAGGACGAGGCGTACGCGGAGTCTCTAGCGGCCGACCAGGAGAAGGAGCGTCGCCGCGCCGCCGAGCGCGCCGCCCGCGACCTGCGCGCGCAGCAGGACCTGCAGCGCCGCCAGCAGGAGGAGAGGCACAAGCTGGAT CTGGTGGCGGCTCGCGCGGCGATGGCGGCGCGGCTGCCGCCCGAGCCCGCGCCCGGCCGCGGCACCGTGGTGCTGCTCATCCGACTGCCCGGCGGGGAGAGGCTCACCAGGCGGTTCACGCTCACGCATACCACGCAG GATTTATACGACTTCGTGTTCAGCCACCCACAGTCTCCCGAGGACTTTGAGATCACGACCAACTTTCCCAAGCGAGTGCTTGCGCGCGGCGCCAGCAATCTTTTAGACGTCGGCCTTAAAGACCGAGACGTGCTCTTTGTGAACGATGTTAATGCATAA
- the LOC124638803 gene encoding FAS-associated factor 2 isoform X1, with protein sequence MDLEDNAMGLTQEQTDKILQFQDLTGIEDMSICRDVLQRHQWDLEVAIQEQLNIREGRPSVFATEARAPPVVHDHIAQQVFTDEAPEGPGGVRGLFRYVVNFVVSMCYSTITSVLNLLLSFVRNDDRRLVTDPLGDVMGFINSYTSRFNPHPVFYQGTYAQALNDAKNELRFLVVYLHSESAAETQNFCRTTLADNEVIQYINTHALFWGCSVESAEGWRVAQSVGGRRYPLLCVVCVRDHRMTVVARSEGSCSPAQLLQRLRHVVADNEPHLAAARADRVEREMTARLRAAQDEAYAESLAADQEKERRRAAERAARDLRAQQDLQRRQQEERHKLDCLRQLVAARAAMAARLPPEPAPGRGTVVLLIRLPGGERLTRRFTLTHTTQDLYDFVFSHPQSPEDFEITTNFPKRVLARGASNLLDVGLKDRDVLFVNDVNA encoded by the exons ATGGATCTTGAGGACAATGCTATGGGTCTGACCCAGGAACAGACGGATAAAATACTTCAATTTCAAGATCTAACTGGAATAGAAGATATGTCAATATGTAGAGACGTTTTACAAAGGCATCAATGGGATTTGGAG GTGGCGATCCAGGAACAGTTGAACATCCGAGAGGGTCGACCGTCGGTGTTCGCCACAGAGGCCCGCGCGCCGCCAGTTGTTCACGACCACATAGCACAGCAGGTGTTCACAGACGAGGCGCCAGAAGGCCCCGGAGGCGTGCGAGGCCTGTTCCGCTATGTGGTCAACTTTGTAGTTTCTATGTGCTACAGTACTATTACCTCTGTACTCAATTTGCTGCTCAGTTTTGTACGCAATGATGACAGGAGAT TGGTGACTGACCCCTTGGGGGATGTGATGGGTTTCATCAACAGCTACACATCAAGGTTCAACCCTCACCCAGTGTTCTACCAGGGCACATATGCACAGGCCTTAAATGACGCTAAGAATGAGCTGCGTTTCCTAGTTGTGTACCTACACTCTGAATCAGCTGCAGAGACACAAAACTTCTGCAG GACAACACTGGCTGACAACGAAGTGATTCAGTACATAAACACGCATGCCTTATTCTGGGGCTGTTCCGTGGAGAGCGCGGAGGGTTGGCGCGTAGCTCAGTCGGTCGGCGGCCGTCGCTACCCGCTGTTGTGTGTCGTGTGCGTACGCGACCATCGCATGACGGTTGTCGCGCGGTCTGAGGGCTCGTGTAGCCCTGCACAGTTGTTGCAGAGACTTCGTCATGTTGTCGCTGATAATGAACCTCATCTCGCAGCTGCTAGGGCTGACAG AGTGGAGCGTGAGATGACGGCGCGACTGCGGGCGGCTCAGGACGAGGCGTACGCGGAGTCTCTAGCGGCCGACCAGGAGAAGGAGCGTCGCCGCGCCGCCGAGCGCGCCGCCCGCGACCTGCGCGCGCAGCAGGACCTGCAGCGCCGCCAGCAGGAGGAGAGGCACAAGCTGGAT TGCTTGCGGCAGCTGGTGGCGGCTCGCGCGGCGATGGCGGCGCGGCTGCCGCCCGAGCCCGCGCCCGGCCGCGGCACCGTGGTGCTGCTCATCCGACTGCCCGGCGGGGAGAGGCTCACCAGGCGGTTCACGCTCACGCATACCACGCAG GATTTATACGACTTCGTGTTCAGCCACCCACAGTCTCCCGAGGACTTTGAGATCACGACCAACTTTCCCAAGCGAGTGCTTGCGCGCGGCGCCAGCAATCTTTTAGACGTCGGCCTTAAAGACCGAGACGTGCTCTTTGTGAACGATGTTAATGCATAA